Part of the Aquimarina sp. MAR_2010_214 genome is shown below.
ATATTTAATTATTTTAGCCAAACACCTGTAATGCCTTCAAACAAGGAGTTATTGTACTGAAATACGTGTTAAGAAAATGCAAAAAAAAATTCAACACTCAATTTTAAGAAATCCTATATACATTTTAGGTTGTTATTCTATTTTGTTACTTCCTGAATTTATTAATTCTTGTAGTCATAAAGCTATAGTCACCTCTTTTTGGAATAATATTCCTTTGTGTAGTAAAGAATTTGTGTTTGCTCAGTTTTTAGGAAACTCTATCTGGTCAATATTATTATTAGTTTTTGTATTTGAATCATTTAAAATTGCAAGTAGGTATTTTAAAATAACTTCATTCCCTACAAAAATAAAAGAATGGTTGTTGTTTGAATTAAAACTAGTTCTTTCTTCGGTTATTGCTTTTTTAAGTTATTTGCTTATTGCCTATATATTTGCATGGTTTAATAAATCTATAGAAGAGATAGATCCTTTTAGTATTTTCTATAAAGCTATGGTTGTTGCATTTGTTGGTGTTCATGGAATAATATTTTTAAGTCATTTAAAATTTGTTAAAAACCCTTTAATTCAAAAAATTGATGTAGAAGGGCCACTAGGTAAAATGCCAATAACAGTAAATGAAATTGTTTATTTTGAAAAAATTGAAAGGTACTATTATGTGAATTCGGCTGATGTATCATATAAAATTAACTATAACTTATCAGATATAGAAAAAATGCTAGATAAAGCACACTTCTTTAGAATTAATAGAACCGTTATAGTAAATGTAGAAGCAGTAGAGAGTTATTCTAGATGGGAGAACGAAAAATACATCGTTACTTTAATTAATAAAAAAGAGTTGGTTGCTACTAGAAAGCGTATTGTTGAATTAAAAGATTTAATAAAGAATTTAAAAAAACGGATTGACCTGTATTAACCCTATCTAAAATATTAGAAT
Proteins encoded:
- a CDS encoding LytTR family DNA-binding domain-containing protein, which produces MQKKIQHSILRNPIYILGCYSILLLPEFINSCSHKAIVTSFWNNIPLCSKEFVFAQFLGNSIWSILLLVFVFESFKIASRYFKITSFPTKIKEWLLFELKLVLSSVIAFLSYLLIAYIFAWFNKSIEEIDPFSIFYKAMVVAFVGVHGIIFLSHLKFVKNPLIQKIDVEGPLGKMPITVNEIVYFEKIERYYYVNSADVSYKINYNLSDIEKMLDKAHFFRINRTVIVNVEAVESYSRWENEKYIVTLINKKELVATRKRIVELKDLIKNLKKRIDLY